A single genomic interval of Piliocolobus tephrosceles isolate RC106 chromosome 7, ASM277652v3, whole genome shotgun sequence harbors:
- the GRINA gene encoding protein lifeguard 1 yields the protein MSHEKSFLVSGDNYPPPNPGYPGGPQPPMPPYAQPPYPGAPYPQPPFQPSPYGQPGYPHGPSPYPQGGYPQGPYPQGAYPQGPYPQEGYPQGPYPQGGYPQGPYPQSPFPPNPYGQPQTFPGQDPDSPQHGNYQEEGPPSYYDNQDFPATNWDDKSIRQAFIRKVFLVLTLQLSVTLSTVSVFTFVGEVKSFVRENVWTYYVSYAVFFISLIVLSCCGDFRRKHPWNLVALSVLTASLSYMVGMIASFYNTEAVIMAVGITTAVCFTVVIFSMQTRYDFTSCMGVLLVSMVVLFIFAILCIFIRNRILEIVYASLGALLFTCFLAVDTQLLLGNKQLSLSPEEYVFAALNLYTDIINIFLYILTIIGRAKE from the exons ATGTCCCATGAAAAGAGTTTTTTGGTGTCTGGGGACAACTATCCTCCCCCGAACCCTGGATATCCGGGGGGGCCCCAGCCACCCATGCCCCCCTACGCTCAGCCTCCCTACCCTGGGGCCCCTTACCCGCAGCCCCCTTTCCAGCCCTCACCCTACGGTCAGCCAGGGTACCCCCATGGCCCCAGCCCCTACCCCCAAGGGGGCTACCCACAGGGCCCCTACCCCCAAGGGGCCTACCCACAGGGCCCCTACCCACAAGAGGGCTACCCACAGGGCCCCTACCCCCAAGGGGGCTACCCCCAGGGGCCATATCCCCAGAGCCCCTTTCCCCCCAACCCCTATGGACAGCCACAGACCTTCCCAGGACAAGACCCTGACT CACCCCAGCATGGAAACTACCAGGAGGAGGGTCCCCCATCCTACTATGACAACCAGGACTTCCCTGCCACCAACTGGGATGACAAGAGCATCCGACAGGCCTTCATCCGCAAG GTGTTCCTGGTGCTGACCCTGCAGCTGTCGGTGACCCTGTCCACGGTGTCTGTGTTCACTTTTGTTGGGGAAGTGAAGAGCTTTGTCCGGGAGAACGTCTGGACCTACTATGTCTCCTACGCTGTCTTCTTCATCTCCCTCATCGTCCTCAGCTGTTGTGGGGACTTCCGGCGAAAGCACCCCTGGAACCTTGTTGCACTG TCGGTCCTGACCGCCAGCCTGTCGTACATGGTGGGGATGATCGCCAGCTTCTACAACACCGAGGCAGTCATCATGGCCGTGGGCATCACCACAGCCGTCTGCTTCACGGTCGTCATCTTCTCCATGCAG ACCCGCTACGACTTCACCTCGTGCATGGGCGTGCTCCTGGTGAGCATGGTGGTGCTGTTCATCTTCGCCATCCTCTGCATCTTCATCCGGAACCGCATCCTGGAGATTGTGTACGCCTCGCTGGGCGCTCTGCTCTTCACCTGC TTCCTGGCAGTGGACACCCAGCTGCTGCTGGGGAACAAGCAGCTGTCCCTGAGCCCGGAAGAGTACGTGTTTGCTGCGCTGAACCTGTACACGGACATCATCAACATCTTCCTGTACATCCTCACCATCATTGGCCGCGCCAAGGAGTAG